CCATATAACAATTGTGCTTTTATCGGCTCCTTTAACTTTATTTCAAACGTAGCAGGTTCTTTAATAAATTCCAAAACAGTTGCTTCAAGAGTCTCTTTTTCTTCTTCTTTCGTTAATGGTCCACCTTTGTAAAAAATAATCCCCTCAATTTGCGTATATGGGACAATAATTTTCTTTCCTAAGCCAATTTGAAGAACCACACTTTCTTCAGTTATTATAATTGGATTTTTACGAATCGCTTGGATTTCAGCTAAAAAATAAAACATCGCATATAAATTAAGAATAAGTAAAATCCAAGCTATAACTGGATTCCATTGATGAAATAAATAATGAAAACCAATACTTTCAATTAATGTCGCGTGAATAAGCATTACATAAACGCCTATTGCACCTGTTTTTTTATGATATGAATAGGTAAACTCACTTTCTTGAACTTTTGCACGCCACGAAAAGAATGCATAGTACAGTAACTTACACTCTGAAACAATTACATTTACTGCCACACTTCTTTTCATTGTAGCGTCAAGTGCTTTGTCAATCGCATAGGAAAATGATGAATATTCTCTTCTATACTCTTTATACCCTCGTATAATCTTTGGCAAATTTCTAGCAATCTTATATAGAATGAATAGTTCTAGCCCTACAAAAGCAATTTCTCCAGCCAATATAATATAAGAAACAAATGAAAAAGCTTGTAAATAATCGCTTGGTATAATAAATCTCGCGAAAACATATCCAGCAATTACTACAGGAAAGATATACGTTAACGAATATCTTTTTCTTATTATAAAAAAATATGTGATAACAGGAATTACAATAATAAAATCTAATAATGAACCAAGTGCTACTTCTTTCGGTACAACTGGCGTTATCGGAATGGCATACACTAAATAATTCGACAATATAATGAAAGCTACAAGTGCAAACCAAATCCCCCTTCGCCTTCGCGAAATTAATGTGTTCATGCCTTCACTCCTCTATTTAAAGACTTCATTTAAGTGGTCTTTATAATATAAAATAGTGCGTTCGAATTCTTTTACTTCGTCTACTTTCACAACTATCTCTAACAATAACTTCATTGCTTCCTCATGCGCTGTCACATTGTATTTTGCTAGTGATAAAAACACTTTCATTACGTCATTTTCAGGAAACTTCTTTAATCCAGCTTCAAATACAACGATCGCTTTATCATATTCCCCTATGCAACGATATGTACTGCCAAGACCGATATAAGCACCACAAAGCGATTCGCCATCTAGTCCATTCGCAATCGCCTGCTCATAATACGG
The DNA window shown above is from Bacillus clarus and carries:
- a CDS encoding tetratricopeptide repeat protein; its protein translation is MEQLLKQAIKLRNEKKYAQSREILMGLTNFTRDAEVLYQCAWIHDVMGLETEAVPYYEQAIANGLDGESLCGAYIGLGSTYRCIGEYDKAIVVFEAGLKKFPENDVMKVFLSLAKYNVTAHEEAMKLLLEIVVKVDEVKEFERTILYYKDHLNEVFK